The Yoonia sp. SS1-5 genome contains a region encoding:
- the ribA gene encoding GTP cyclohydrolase II — protein MGFSPDVTERLARARADLRMGVPVVFDNGLVILAAETLDSTRLTALRSLPGDPVLVITGWRAQTLKARAYDGDVARIRLPADAALPWIRAVADPADDLRNPMKGPLQSLREGSAAMHRAAIALCKAARLLPAALTIEVADAAAFAAAQNLTLIPADAMDNDALSPLHPIISARLPLEVSDAGRLHIFRPDDGAEEHYAVEIGHPDRAKPVLSRLHSACFTGDLLGSLKCDCGPQLRGALAQMGAEGAGVLLYLNQEGRGIGLANKMRAYSLQDQGFDTVDANHRLGFEDDERDFRIGADILKRLGFDAVRLLTNNPAKVDRMQACGIRVCDRVPLKVGENRHNHDYLATKAAKSGHLL, from the coding sequence ATGGGATTCTCGCCCGATGTTACAGAGCGTCTGGCCCGCGCCCGCGCCGATTTGCGCATGGGCGTGCCGGTTGTCTTTGACAACGGGCTGGTCATCCTTGCGGCTGAGACGCTCGATTCCACCCGGCTTACGGCATTGCGCAGTCTGCCGGGTGATCCGGTTCTGGTGATTACCGGATGGCGAGCGCAGACATTGAAGGCCCGCGCCTATGACGGTGATGTGGCCCGGATCCGGTTGCCGGCGGATGCGGCCTTGCCCTGGATCAGGGCTGTTGCCGACCCCGCCGATGATTTGCGCAACCCGATGAAGGGCCCTCTGCAATCCCTGCGAGAGGGGAGTGCGGCGATGCACCGGGCGGCAATTGCCCTGTGCAAGGCCGCCCGTCTGCTACCCGCCGCCCTGACGATTGAGGTTGCCGATGCCGCAGCATTTGCTGCTGCACAGAACCTGACATTGATCCCCGCTGACGCCATGGACAATGATGCGCTAAGCCCGTTGCATCCGATCATCTCAGCCCGTTTGCCGCTGGAGGTGTCCGACGCAGGCCGGCTGCATATCTTTCGGCCCGATGACGGGGCAGAGGAACATTACGCCGTCGAAATTGGACACCCTGATCGGGCAAAGCCGGTTTTGTCGCGGTTGCACTCTGCCTGTTTTACTGGGGATCTGTTGGGGTCGTTGAAATGCGATTGTGGTCCGCAATTGCGCGGGGCGCTGGCCCAGATGGGGGCCGAGGGGGCCGGGGTCCTGCTCTACCTCAATCAGGAAGGGCGGGGCATTGGGCTGGCCAACAAGATGCGCGCCTATTCGTTGCAGGATCAGGGGTTTGACACGGTTGATGCCAACCATCGCCTTGGATTTGAAGACGATGAACGGGACTTTCGCATTGGGGCCGATATTCTGAAACGCCTTGGGTTTGATGCAGTCCGTCTACTGACCAATAACCCTGCCAAGGTTGACCGCATGCAAGCTTGCGGGATTCGCGTGTGCGACCGGGTGCCCTTGAAGGTCGGGGAAAACCGGCACAACCACGACTACCTTGCGACAAAGGCCGCGAAGTCGGGGCATCTGCTGTAA
- a CDS encoding L,D-transpeptidase family protein, translated as MKATDLVVTPTHLRFLNRRFPCTIGRGGLTDTKAEGDGGTPRGVHRLVGMLYRADRMGKPADWALPIGPHDLWSDDVSDDDYNMMVRAPHPFGHEKLRRSDPMYDLIILTDWNWPYAVKGRGSAIFIHQWRGPGRPTAGCVALARKDLRWIAPRITYGTRLVIR; from the coding sequence ATGAAAGCTACCGATCTCGTTGTGACCCCGACCCATTTGCGGTTTCTCAATCGCCGCTTTCCCTGCACCATTGGCCGTGGTGGTCTGACCGACACAAAGGCCGAAGGTGACGGTGGCACACCGCGCGGGGTTCACCGCCTTGTGGGCATGCTTTACCGGGCGGACAGAATGGGAAAGCCCGCCGATTGGGCCTTGCCAATTGGGCCGCATGATCTTTGGTCGGATGATGTTTCCGATGACGACTACAATATGATGGTGCGGGCGCCGCACCCGTTTGGCCATGAAAAGCTGCGCCGGTCTGATCCGATGTATGATCTGATTATTCTGACCGACTGGAATTGGCCTTATGCGGTCAAGGGACGGGGATCTGCGATTTTCATACATCAATGGCGTGGTCCGGGGCGGCCAACGGCCGGATGTGTCGCACTTGCGCGCAAGGATCTGCGGTGGATTGCTCCGCGTATTACCTATGGTACACGTCTTGTTATTCGATAA
- a CDS encoding RNA pyrophosphohydrolase translates to MKDEGPVMTSQDISRLPYRPCVGIMLANPRGHVFVGQRMDRDQDAWQMPQGGVDKGEGTVDAALRELEEETGVTPDLVAVERESTGLIRYDLPAALVPKMWKGRYRGQEQKWYLMRFHGMDTQINIQTAHPEFSAWKWLPADQLVGAIVPFKRAVYEQVLAEFAASL, encoded by the coding sequence ATGAAAGACGAAGGCCCAGTTATGACCTCCCAGGATATTTCCCGACTTCCCTACCGGCCTTGCGTCGGGATCATGCTTGCCAATCCGCGTGGGCATGTCTTCGTCGGGCAGCGGATGGACCGGGATCAGGACGCATGGCAGATGCCGCAAGGCGGTGTCGACAAGGGGGAAGGCACCGTAGATGCCGCGCTGCGCGAGCTTGAAGAAGAAACAGGCGTGACCCCCGACCTTGTTGCGGTCGAGCGCGAATCGACCGGTCTGATCCGCTATGACCTGCCTGCGGCGCTGGTCCCGAAGATGTGGAAGGGCCGGTATCGCGGGCAGGAGCAGAAATGGTATCTGATGCGCTTTCACGGCATGGATACCCAAATCAACATCCAGACCGCGCATCCGGAATTTTCCGCATGGAAGTGGTTACCGGCTGATCAGTTGGTCGGCGCGATTGTGCCGTTCAAACGTGCCGTCTACGAACAGGTCCTTGCGGAATTTGCCGCCAGCCTGTGA
- a CDS encoding lytic murein transglycosylase — translation MDRRQFIVATGLGIIAPGLATAHANGFGNWINRFRGRARAAGISDRTFNAAFANVQYLPDSIRRDRNQAEFVKPLAEYMATAASDARITNGRILVQQFSDLLSRIEATYGVPPHIVTAVWGMESNYGQRRGDVPLISTLATLAFDGRRGRFFEQQLIAALAILQRGDVAPQNMTGSWAGAMGHTQFIPTSYQAYAVDFTGDGRRDIWSDDPSDALASTAAYLSRFGWRKGQPWGVEVRLPGGFNYGQTGSRSPAAWGQLGVRGTNGNVVPNYGDASLITPTGAGGPAFLIFRNYTVISRYNNAQAYIIGVGHLGDRIRGMGALQTPWPAGERSLRRAERVELQQRLTAAGFSTGGVDGKIGPNSSAAIRRYQQSVGLPADGYASLRLLERLR, via the coding sequence ATGGATCGCAGGCAGTTTATCGTAGCCACAGGGCTTGGTATCATTGCGCCGGGCCTTGCCACCGCCCATGCAAATGGTTTCGGAAATTGGATCAACCGGTTTCGCGGGCGGGCGCGCGCGGCTGGCATCTCGGACCGGACATTCAACGCGGCCTTTGCCAATGTGCAATATCTGCCTGACAGCATCCGCCGCGACCGCAACCAGGCTGAATTCGTCAAACCGCTGGCCGAATATATGGCAACCGCCGCATCTGACGCCCGGATCACCAACGGGCGCATTCTGGTACAACAGTTCAGTGATCTTCTCTCCCGGATCGAGGCGACCTATGGCGTGCCCCCCCATATCGTCACTGCCGTCTGGGGGATGGAAAGCAATTACGGGCAGCGGCGCGGCGATGTACCACTGATATCGACATTGGCCACTTTGGCCTTTGACGGCCGCCGGGGTCGGTTTTTTGAGCAGCAGTTGATCGCCGCCCTCGCCATCCTGCAGCGCGGGGATGTGGCACCACAGAACATGACAGGGTCCTGGGCCGGTGCGATGGGCCATACGCAGTTCATACCCACGTCCTACCAAGCCTATGCCGTCGATTTCACCGGCGATGGCAGGCGTGACATATGGTCAGATGATCCAAGCGACGCACTGGCATCAACCGCTGCCTATCTCAGCCGGTTTGGCTGGCGCAAGGGGCAACCATGGGGGGTCGAGGTCCGGTTGCCGGGCGGGTTCAACTACGGGCAGACCGGCAGCAGATCACCGGCCGCATGGGGACAATTGGGCGTCCGGGGAACCAATGGCAATGTTGTTCCGAATTATGGTGATGCCTCGTTGATTACCCCCACAGGTGCGGGCGGTCCCGCCTTTTTGATTTTTCGGAACTACACGGTGATTTCGCGCTACAACAACGCGCAGGCCTATATCATCGGGGTTGGCCATCTGGGTGACCGGATTCGCGGCATGGGCGCGCTGCAGACACCCTGGCCCGCGGGCGAGCGCAGCCTGCGCCGGGCTGAACGTGTCGAGCTGCAACAGCGCCTGACCGCAGCGGGTTTCTCAACCGGCGGGGTCGATGGAAAAATCGGCCCCAATAGCAGCGCCGCGATCAGGCGCTACCAACAAAGCGTCGGCCTGCCTGCTGACGGCTACGCATCCTTGCGTCTATTGGAGCGTTTGCGCTGA